One stretch of Nocardia mangyaensis DNA includes these proteins:
- a CDS encoding ABC transporter ATP-binding protein: MSADSNSPAIQVRGLTKTYRKHRAVDGLDLQVDRGEIFALLGPNGAGKSTTIEILEGHRTRDSGEVSVLGIDPAHADRIWRSKVGIVLQDASDAALLTVSETVRMFAQCYGRTRSPAEVLALVGLEEKAGSIVRTLSGGQRRRLDVALGIIGIPELVFLDEPTTGFDPEARRQFWDLIKKLAADGTTILLSTHYLEEAAALADRVGVIAAGRVVAVDTPAKLVEYTDASATVSWREDGELRTVQTENPTQLVRERSADGVELDQLTVTRPTLEDAYLRLIGAA; encoded by the coding sequence ATGAGCGCCGACTCGAATTCACCGGCAATCCAGGTGCGCGGTCTGACCAAGACCTATAGAAAACACCGCGCGGTCGATGGATTGGACCTTCAGGTCGATCGCGGCGAGATATTCGCCCTGCTCGGCCCCAACGGCGCCGGGAAATCGACCACCATCGAAATCCTGGAGGGGCACCGCACCCGTGATTCCGGCGAGGTGAGCGTGCTCGGCATCGATCCGGCGCACGCCGACCGGATCTGGCGGTCCAAGGTCGGCATCGTCCTGCAGGACGCCAGCGATGCCGCCCTGCTCACCGTCTCGGAGACGGTGCGCATGTTCGCCCAGTGCTACGGGCGCACCCGCAGCCCGGCCGAAGTGCTCGCCCTGGTCGGTCTGGAGGAGAAGGCGGGCTCGATCGTGCGCACCCTCTCCGGCGGCCAGCGCCGCCGCCTCGACGTGGCGCTCGGCATCATCGGCATCCCCGAACTGGTGTTTCTCGACGAGCCGACCACCGGATTCGATCCCGAGGCGCGCCGCCAATTCTGGGACCTGATCAAGAAACTGGCCGCCGATGGCACCACCATCCTGCTCAGCACGCATTACCTGGAGGAAGCGGCCGCGCTCGCCGACCGGGTCGGCGTCATCGCCGCGGGCCGGGTCGTCGCGGTGGACACCCCGGCCAAACTGGTCGAATACACCGACGCCTCGGCCACGGTGAGCTGGCGTGAGGACGGCGAGCTGCGCACCGTGCAGACCGAGAATCCGACGCAGTTGGTGCGCGAACGCTCCGCCGACGGCGTCGAACTCGACCAGTTGACCGTCACCCGACCCACCCTCGAAGACGCCTACCTGCGTCTGATCGGAGCAGCGTGA
- a CDS encoding DUF3068 domain-containing protein, with protein MSGARRIIACILVGLGALLLAAAVMIPTYTVDKVAKTPLDLRITTIAKSVPGEESLVLDSRSLTSPEGSAKIDTNVPIVSQRFLTVEEPSDADEMTVQAGQTLRRDDRDGDSGLLTASVDRVTLNRVTGAPIDASPNGSIAVNVDASGASVADPSQRVGLQYRFPIGTEKKSYPYFDLNARATYDIEFVEESEIKGVPVYHFRQSIPVTNMWDVVPAATNKLTLPAAKWGLEGEEPVTMTRFYTNTRDVWVEPKTGAVLKGGEQIHLFYGRSANQIDVTALKSHLVFDDETIDAQLAVTQESLDKLSLFGKTLPITLGVIGALLLIAGIVLGILSARRDSLTDAPTEQFRAPRNL; from the coding sequence ATGAGCGGCGCGCGCAGGATCATCGCCTGCATCCTCGTCGGCCTCGGCGCGCTGCTGCTCGCCGCCGCCGTCATGATTCCCACCTACACCGTGGACAAGGTCGCCAAGACCCCGCTGGATCTGCGGATCACCACGATCGCCAAGAGCGTGCCCGGCGAGGAAAGCCTTGTGCTGGACTCGCGTTCGCTCACCTCGCCCGAGGGCTCGGCCAAGATCGACACCAATGTCCCGATCGTCTCGCAGCGCTTCCTCACCGTCGAGGAGCCCTCCGATGCCGACGAGATGACCGTCCAGGCCGGCCAGACGCTGCGTCGCGACGACCGCGACGGCGACTCCGGTTTGCTCACCGCCTCGGTCGACCGGGTCACCCTGAACCGCGTCACCGGCGCGCCGATCGATGCCTCGCCCAACGGTTCCATCGCGGTCAACGTCGACGCCTCGGGCGCCTCGGTGGCCGATCCGTCACAGCGCGTCGGTCTGCAGTACCGTTTCCCGATCGGCACCGAGAAGAAGTCCTACCCGTACTTCGATCTCAACGCCCGCGCGACCTACGACATCGAGTTCGTCGAGGAGTCCGAGATCAAGGGCGTCCCGGTGTACCACTTCCGGCAGTCGATCCCGGTCACCAACATGTGGGACGTCGTCCCCGCCGCGACCAACAAGCTCACCCTGCCCGCCGCCAAGTGGGGCCTGGAAGGTGAGGAGCCGGTCACCATGACCCGCTTCTACACCAACACCCGCGACGTGTGGGTCGAGCCGAAGACCGGCGCGGTCCTCAAGGGCGGCGAGCAGATCCACCTGTTCTACGGCCGCAGCGCCAACCAGATCGACGTCACCGCCCTCAAGTCGCACCTCGTCTTCGACGACGAGACGATCGACGCCCAGCTCGCCGTCACCCAGGAAAGCCTCGACAAGCTCTCCCTCTTCGGCAAGACCCTCCCCATCACCCTCGGCGTCATCGGCGCCCTGCTCCTGATCGCCGGCATCGTCCTCGGCATCCTGAGCGCCCGCCGCGACTCTCTCACCGACGCCCCGACCGAACAGTTCCGCGCCCCGCGAAACCTGTAG
- a CDS encoding TIGR03084 family metal-binding protein — MADLAALLDDFAAECADLETLVAPLTPAQWQTPTPAPRWDIATQIAHLTWTDEVSLLAVTDGETFAELLAEAVPKMLTFVDEGAEEIARIAPAELLERWRTGRANLIAALGAVPPGTKLPWFGPPMSPASMVSARIMETWAHGQDVADALGATRTPTARLRTVAHISVRARNYAYLVNGESGPADEFRVELSAPDGTLWTWGPEDAPQRITGPALDFCQVATQRRHRADTALATEGPDADHWLTIAQAFAGPPGPGRQAGQFT, encoded by the coding sequence ATGGCCGACCTCGCTGCCCTGCTCGACGATTTCGCCGCGGAATGCGCGGATCTGGAAACCCTGGTAGCGCCGCTGACCCCGGCGCAGTGGCAGACACCCACCCCGGCCCCACGCTGGGACATCGCCACCCAGATCGCCCACCTGACCTGGACCGATGAAGTGTCGCTGCTGGCCGTCACCGATGGCGAGACCTTCGCCGAACTGCTGGCCGAGGCCGTGCCGAAGATGCTCACCTTCGTCGACGAAGGCGCCGAGGAGATCGCGCGCATCGCCCCCGCCGAGCTGCTCGAGCGCTGGCGCACCGGCCGCGCGAACCTGATCGCCGCGCTGGGCGCGGTGCCGCCCGGCACCAAGCTGCCCTGGTTCGGCCCGCCCATGAGCCCCGCGTCGATGGTGTCGGCCCGCATCATGGAGACCTGGGCGCATGGTCAAGACGTCGCCGACGCCCTCGGCGCCACCCGAACGCCGACCGCCCGCCTGCGCACCGTCGCCCACATCAGTGTCCGCGCACGCAACTACGCCTACCTGGTCAACGGCGAATCCGGCCCCGCCGACGAATTCCGGGTGGAACTCAGCGCCCCCGACGGCACCCTGTGGACCTGGGGCCCCGAAGACGCCCCCCAGCGCATCACCGGCCCCGCCCTCGACTTCTGCCAGGTGGCCACCCAGCGTCGCCACCGCGCCGACACCGCCCTGGCCACCGAAGGCCCCGACGCCGACCACTGGCTCACCATCGCCCAAGCCTTCGCCGGCCCACCCGGCCCAGGCAGACAAGCAGGCCAGTTCACCTGA
- a CDS encoding TetR/AcrR family transcriptional regulator yields the protein MTTADRRYGGRTVVARKAERRQRFLEAATRIFAERGYATCSLAEVCAAAGLSKRQFYEEFETREDVLTAAYDRIQDDAAAAVGAALVALDAPTDPETALRTGLAAYLESLGSDPYRAKVALIEVVGVSDRMEDRRRARRHAWSALIETALAGIGVRLRGDAQLTTALITGAVNGVAHEWLLRETRPPVEDLVDLLTGAALSLIDIE from the coding sequence GTGACTACAGCGGACAGACGGTATGGGGGTCGTACAGTCGTCGCGCGTAAGGCCGAGCGGCGCCAGCGGTTCCTGGAAGCAGCTACGCGAATCTTCGCCGAACGTGGCTACGCGACGTGTTCGCTCGCCGAGGTGTGTGCGGCGGCGGGCCTGTCCAAGCGGCAGTTCTACGAGGAGTTCGAGACCCGCGAAGACGTCCTCACCGCGGCCTACGACCGGATCCAGGACGACGCCGCGGCCGCGGTCGGCGCCGCGCTGGTCGCACTGGATGCGCCGACCGATCCCGAGACGGCACTGCGCACCGGTCTGGCCGCGTACCTGGAATCGCTGGGTTCGGATCCGTACCGCGCCAAGGTCGCCCTCATCGAGGTGGTCGGCGTGAGCGACCGAATGGAGGATCGTCGACGCGCGCGGCGCCACGCCTGGTCGGCGTTGATCGAAACCGCGCTGGCCGGAATCGGCGTGCGGCTGCGCGGTGACGCGCAGCTGACCACCGCGTTGATCACGGGGGCGGTCAACGGTGTGGCGCACGAGTGGCTGCTGCGCGAGACCCGACCACCGGTCGAGGACCTGGTGGATCTGCTGACCGGCGCCGCGTTGTCGCTGATCGATATCGAATGA
- the lhgO gene encoding L-2-hydroxyglutarate oxidase — protein MSSTGTARGAYEFCVLGGGIVGVATAHRLLRRFPGASVVLVEKEATLGAHQTGHNSGVIHSGIYYPPDSLKARLCRAGAQWTKEFAAANDIPFQVCGKLLVATDSAEHARMLALYERSIANGVEVEAIDATELIRREPRITGVGALFVPATGIIDYARVTAALAAQVEAMGGRVLCDTTIESITETTSAVTLSGPNGSITAGTLVVCAGLQADRMARMAGIRTDFRIVPFRGEYYRLPAERAELVRTLIYPVPDPALPFLGVHLSPTIDGELTVGPNAVLGLSREGYRKGSVNRRDALDVLSFPGLHRVARDHLRTGARELRNSVFKRGYLAECRRYCPELTTADLLPHRAGIRAQAVLRDGTLVHDFLIERTPRSIHVLNAPSPAATSAMPIAEYLVDQLESG, from the coding sequence GTGAGTTCTACCGGTACAGCGCGCGGGGCGTACGAGTTCTGCGTCCTCGGCGGCGGCATCGTCGGGGTGGCCACCGCGCATCGCCTGCTGCGCCGATTCCCGGGTGCGAGCGTGGTGCTGGTGGAGAAGGAAGCCACGCTCGGCGCGCATCAAACCGGGCACAACAGCGGCGTCATCCACTCCGGAATCTATTACCCACCTGACAGTTTGAAGGCGCGACTGTGCCGGGCGGGCGCGCAGTGGACCAAAGAATTCGCCGCGGCCAACGACATTCCGTTCCAGGTGTGCGGGAAACTGCTGGTGGCCACCGATTCCGCCGAGCACGCGCGGATGCTGGCACTGTATGAGCGCTCGATCGCCAACGGTGTCGAGGTCGAGGCGATCGACGCCACCGAGTTGATCCGGCGCGAACCGAGGATCACCGGCGTCGGAGCGCTGTTCGTGCCGGCCACCGGCATCATCGACTACGCCAGGGTCACCGCGGCGCTGGCCGCGCAGGTCGAGGCGATGGGCGGGCGGGTGCTGTGCGACACCACGATCGAGTCGATCACCGAAACCACCTCCGCTGTCACGCTTTCCGGGCCGAACGGCTCGATCACCGCAGGCACCCTGGTGGTCTGCGCGGGCCTGCAAGCCGACCGGATGGCGCGAATGGCCGGCATTCGCACCGACTTCCGGATCGTCCCGTTCCGCGGCGAGTACTACCGGCTGCCTGCCGAGCGGGCCGAACTGGTGCGCACGCTGATCTATCCGGTGCCCGATCCGGCGCTGCCGTTCCTGGGCGTGCACCTGAGTCCGACCATCGATGGCGAGTTGACGGTCGGACCCAACGCCGTGCTCGGCCTGTCCAGGGAGGGTTACCGCAAGGGCAGCGTGAACCGGCGCGACGCGCTGGACGTGCTGAGCTTTCCCGGCCTGCACCGGGTGGCCCGCGACCATCTCAGGACCGGCGCGCGCGAGTTGCGCAATTCGGTGTTCAAGCGCGGCTACCTCGCCGAATGTCGCAGGTACTGCCCGGAACTCACCACCGCCGATCTGTTGCCGCATCGTGCGGGGATCAGGGCGCAGGCGGTGCTGCGCGACGGCACGCTGGTGCACGATTTCCTCATCGAACGCACGCCGCGCTCGATCCACGTCCTCAACGCGCCGTCCCCGGCGGCCACCTCGGCGATGCCGATCGCCGAATACCTGGTCGATCAGCTGGAATCGGGTTAG
- a CDS encoding DUF2613 domain-containing protein — protein MKFAVPGLLSGLAGAILGVIAVFGITAGAQQNSIPAPETTADPGSSLLGDVQYGSR, from the coding sequence ATGAAGTTTGCCGTCCCCGGCCTGCTCAGCGGGCTGGCAGGCGCGATTCTCGGGGTGATTGCCGTGTTCGGCATCACCGCGGGCGCGCAACAGAATTCGATCCCGGCACCGGAGACCACCGCTGATCCCGGTTCCTCGCTGCTGGGCGACGTGCAGTACGGCAGCCGATGA
- a CDS encoding nuclear transport factor 2 family protein, translated as MYRRMVKRRITKTFDEVSAGNYQAVVERFGTQPVHWFAGDHALGGTRDNLPDIETWYARWARLLPDLAFDVTDVMVAGPPWRMKVAVEWVQTGEADRVGAYRNTGVHIIQLRWTRTVSQRVHCDTAALADYLHRLRASGVREASADPIGAAPTPLPQRRRDVS; from the coding sequence ATGTATCGCAGAATGGTGAAACGTCGGATCACCAAGACCTTCGACGAAGTCAGCGCCGGAAACTACCAGGCGGTGGTCGAACGGTTCGGCACCCAGCCGGTGCACTGGTTCGCGGGCGACCACGCCCTGGGCGGCACCCGCGACAACCTGCCCGATATCGAAACCTGGTACGCGCGCTGGGCGCGTCTGCTGCCCGACCTGGCCTTCGACGTCACCGATGTGATGGTCGCGGGCCCGCCATGGCGGATGAAGGTGGCCGTGGAATGGGTGCAGACGGGCGAGGCCGACCGCGTCGGCGCCTACCGCAACACCGGCGTGCACATCATCCAATTACGCTGGACGAGAACGGTATCGCAGCGCGTGCACTGCGATACCGCCGCCCTGGCCGACTACCTGCACCGGCTGCGCGCCAGCGGCGTGCGGGAGGCGAGCGCCGATCCCATCGGCGCGGCGCCCACACCCCTGCCGCAGCGCCGGCGCGATGTGAGCTAA
- a CDS encoding serine/threonine-protein kinase yields the protein MEQLGSNDPRRIGDYRLLGVLGAGGMGKVYLGRNSGGRTVAVKVIRPDLVGDPEFRTRFRREVAAAQRVGSAFTAPVLDADVDADPPWLATGYVAGLSLSDAVTRFGPFAEPTLLALARGLVEALVAVHAAGIVHRDLKPSNVMLAIDGPKVIDFGIARAVEDSALTTTGRVIGSPGFMCPEQVSGEPLGPACDVFALGGVLIFAASGHGPFGSAELVQMLWRIVYEQPRVDSLPSSLRPVVTACLAKDPAARPTPQQLRTELATLGKPERSGWLPPAVLEEVSVRAIRLLDLDSGPPELDTTITADPNRPVTGGAAAAAPTDTSAPRLPSGSGGLIPSTSPETSAPSWPPVTEPGWRRDASSPGWSAAAHRDYPSPSRPGVSAAHPESSAPNHPTATGQNPLVDATVRRQVGGQGPWQSSPAPTGGSGPGPRRDRTRRTRVLLTVAIVAVLAAAAGGAFLIGTQMRDQPDGDTVASSVVVPTETENSADTVPDAFLGDWSGQAADGPVRFTIELSIGAGSVGEELASSANTGAVAGERCDRAETLTAASERRLEFRARLTTTGSSCVDDGATSTVTLERDGTLRYSTPGLLGSITGVLRKS from the coding sequence GTGGAACAGCTCGGCTCGAACGATCCCCGTCGGATCGGCGACTACCGCCTGCTCGGTGTGCTCGGCGCCGGTGGCATGGGCAAGGTGTATCTGGGCCGCAACTCGGGCGGGCGCACCGTCGCGGTGAAGGTCATCCGGCCGGATCTGGTGGGCGACCCGGAGTTCCGCACGCGGTTCCGCCGGGAGGTGGCCGCCGCACAACGAGTCGGCAGCGCGTTCACCGCGCCCGTGCTCGACGCCGACGTGGATGCGGATCCTCCCTGGCTGGCCACCGGATACGTGGCCGGACTGTCGCTTTCGGATGCTGTCACCCGGTTCGGCCCCTTCGCCGAACCGACCCTGCTCGCGCTGGCGCGAGGGTTGGTCGAAGCACTGGTGGCGGTGCACGCGGCCGGCATCGTGCATCGCGATCTCAAACCGTCGAACGTGATGCTGGCGATCGACGGACCCAAGGTGATCGACTTCGGCATCGCCCGCGCCGTGGAGGATTCCGCGCTCACCACCACCGGAAGGGTCATCGGCTCACCGGGTTTCATGTGCCCGGAACAGGTGAGTGGCGAACCGCTCGGTCCCGCCTGCGATGTGTTCGCCCTCGGCGGGGTGCTCATCTTCGCCGCCTCGGGGCACGGCCCGTTCGGCAGCGCCGAGCTCGTCCAGATGCTGTGGCGGATCGTCTACGAGCAACCCCGCGTCGATTCGCTGCCGTCGTCCCTGCGCCCTGTCGTTACCGCGTGTCTCGCCAAGGACCCCGCCGCCCGTCCCACTCCCCAGCAGCTCCGCACCGAACTCGCCACCCTCGGCAAGCCCGAACGCTCCGGTTGGCTGCCGCCCGCGGTTCTCGAGGAGGTCAGCGTCCGTGCGATCCGACTCCTCGACCTCGATTCGGGTCCGCCCGAGCTCGACACCACCATCACCGCGGACCCGAATCGCCCGGTCACCGGCGGCGCGGCCGCTGCCGCCCCGACTGACACCTCGGCCCCGCGCCTGCCTTCGGGTAGCGGCGGCCTGATCCCTAGCACGTCACCGGAGACTTCGGCGCCGAGCTGGCCACCGGTCACCGAGCCCGGTTGGCGGCGGGATGCGTCATCGCCGGGCTGGTCCGCCGCGGCGCACCGGGACTACCCGTCGCCGAGTCGGCCGGGTGTCTCCGCCGCGCATCCGGAGTCCTCGGCCCCGAACCATCCCACTGCGACGGGCCAGAACCCCCTCGTGGACGCGACCGTGCGACGACAGGTCGGTGGCCAGGGGCCATGGCAGTCCTCCCCCGCACCCACCGGCGGTTCGGGACCCGGTCCGCGACGCGACCGGACCCGCCGAACCCGCGTGCTGCTGACGGTCGCCATCGTGGCCGTCCTCGCGGCCGCGGCGGGGGGCGCCTTCCTGATCGGCACCCAAATGCGCGACCAACCCGATGGTGACACCGTCGCGAGCTCGGTGGTGGTGCCGACCGAGACCGAGAACTCCGCCGACACCGTCCCGGACGCGTTCCTCGGCGACTGGTCCGGGCAGGCCGCCGACGGCCCGGTTCGCTTCACCATCGAGCTGAGCATCGGCGCGGGCAGCGTCGGTGAGGAGCTGGCCAGTTCGGCGAACACCGGCGCGGTCGCCGGCGAGCGCTGCGATCGGGCCGAGACGCTGACCGCGGCGAGCGAGCGGCGCCTCGAATTCCGGGCCAGGCTCACCACCACCGGCAGCAGTTGCGTCGACGACGGCGCCACCTCGACGGTCACCCTCGAGCGTGACGGCACCCTCCGCTACAGCACGCCGGGTCTCCTCGGATCCATCACGGGCGTGCTGCGCAAGTCCTGA
- a CDS encoding ABC transporter permease codes for MRADTTPAGTGAVADSVKLPSPIRIGFSRVVPELKMFFRRPEQLALTFSMPAVICILLGSIFTEELPNANVETGTIIAASIIAYGILSTSFINLGISIADDRDTGALRRFRGTPTTASSYFIGKIMLVLFASIAEAVLLIGVGVFFFDLTIPTDPFKWFTFAWVFVLGVISCSLLGIVVSNFAGNAVSAAAVTNAPAIGLQFLSGTFVVPLTTLPVWMLTIGSIFPVKWMAQGFRSTLLPADAVIYEPAGTWELWRIFLVLAAWCVGGLIACVTLFRWSNER; via the coding sequence ATGCGAGCCGACACCACCCCGGCCGGCACCGGAGCCGTCGCCGATTCGGTGAAACTACCGTCCCCGATTCGTATCGGGTTCTCGCGCGTCGTCCCGGAATTGAAGATGTTCTTCCGGCGTCCTGAACAATTGGCGCTCACTTTCTCGATGCCCGCCGTCATCTGTATTCTGCTCGGCTCGATCTTCACCGAGGAACTGCCGAACGCGAATGTCGAGACCGGGACGATCATCGCCGCCAGCATCATCGCCTACGGAATTCTGTCCACCTCGTTCATCAATCTCGGCATCAGCATCGCCGACGACCGTGACACCGGTGCGTTGCGCCGATTCCGCGGCACTCCGACCACGGCCTCGTCCTATTTCATCGGCAAGATCATGCTGGTGCTCTTCGCCAGTATCGCCGAGGCGGTGCTGCTGATCGGTGTCGGTGTGTTCTTCTTCGACCTGACGATCCCGACCGATCCGTTCAAATGGTTCACCTTCGCCTGGGTCTTCGTACTCGGCGTCATCAGTTGTTCGCTGCTCGGCATCGTGGTGAGCAATTTCGCCGGCAACGCGGTGTCGGCCGCGGCGGTCACCAACGCACCGGCCATCGGCCTGCAGTTCCTGTCGGGCACCTTCGTCGTCCCGCTGACCACCCTGCCGGTGTGGATGCTCACCATCGGGTCGATCTTCCCGGTCAAGTGGATGGCGCAAGGATTCCGCTCCACGCTGCTTCCCGCCGACGCGGTGATCTACGAGCCCGCGGGCACCTGGGAACTGTGGCGGATATTCCTCGTGCTTGCCGCCTGGTGCGTGGGTGGCCTCATCGCCTGCGTGACATTGTTCCGCTGGTCCAACGAAAGGTGA
- a CDS encoding 3-hydroxyacyl-CoA dehydrogenase family protein: MSSVPQNHRQRPVTVIGAGTLGRRIALMFATRGGTVRITDPHAETGAAAVAFVREQLPAVAAQVTDGSPGAVEYESDQATAVAGAWLVVEAVPEILDLKKQIFAQLDTQADADAIVSSNSSSYASRLFTEGLRTRDRMLNTHFYMPPQSTVLDVMSDGETRQDVLDFVLETLPEYGLHPFLCREESTGFIFNRIWAAIKREALEVVYEGVSIPEDVDEMFALNFGTKAGPFRMMDQVGLDVVLDIEDHYAKENPNLPDGPRALLHRYVDAGKLGVKTGEGFYDDYPKPK, from the coding sequence GTGAGCAGTGTTCCGCAGAATCATCGCCAGCGACCGGTCACCGTCATCGGAGCGGGTACCCTCGGCAGACGGATCGCGCTGATGTTCGCGACCAGAGGCGGCACGGTGCGCATCACCGACCCACACGCCGAAACGGGCGCCGCGGCGGTGGCCTTCGTTCGCGAGCAGCTGCCCGCAGTGGCCGCGCAGGTCACCGACGGCTCGCCGGGCGCCGTCGAGTACGAGTCCGACCAGGCCACCGCGGTCGCCGGCGCGTGGCTGGTGGTCGAGGCGGTGCCGGAGATCCTGGATCTGAAGAAGCAGATCTTCGCCCAGCTCGACACCCAGGCCGATGCCGACGCGATCGTCAGCTCCAACTCCTCGTCTTATGCCAGCCGGCTGTTCACCGAGGGACTGCGGACCCGCGATCGGATGCTCAACACTCACTTCTACATGCCGCCGCAGTCGACGGTGCTCGATGTGATGTCCGACGGCGAGACCCGCCAGGACGTGCTCGACTTCGTGCTCGAGACCCTCCCGGAGTACGGCCTGCACCCGTTCCTGTGCCGTGAGGAGAGCACCGGCTTCATCTTCAACCGGATCTGGGCGGCCATCAAACGCGAAGCGCTCGAGGTGGTCTACGAGGGCGTCTCCATCCCCGAGGACGTCGACGAGATGTTCGCGCTGAACTTCGGCACCAAGGCCGGTCCGTTCCGGATGATGGATCAGGTCGGCCTGGACGTGGTGCTCGACATCGAGGATCACTACGCGAAGGAGAACCCGAATCTGCCCGACGGACCGCGCGCACTGCTGCACAGGTATGTCGACGCGGGCAAGCTCGGCGTGAAGACCGGCGAGGGCTTCTACGACGACTACCCGAAGCCGAAGTAG